Proteins encoded by one window of Nicotiana tabacum cultivar K326 chromosome 10, ASM71507v2, whole genome shotgun sequence:
- the LOC142165525 gene encoding uncharacterized protein LOC142165525 produces the protein MATMPISMQAKNRNSQNKIQNLIRSNGTVTQTKQEVEDEIMGFYKQLLGSAAGKLPTINLAIMREGPLINRQQQRQLIAYVSKEEIHRALMGISDNKAPGYDRKGISPRCMLKVDMKKTYDSIEWDYMEQYLSKQKKGLRQGDPLSPYLFVLAMEYLTRLLKTLKRSPDFNFHPKCAKLNIAQLSFADDLLLFCQGDYTSVKMLYQFFQEFSQASGLVANIGKSSIYFGGARDDIQ, from the exons ATGGCAACAATGCCTATTTCTATGCAAGCAAAGAACAGGAACTCCCAAAacaagattcagaatttaataaGAAGCAATGGAACAGTAACACAGACAAAACAGGAGGTGGAAGATGAGATAATGGGATTCTACAAACAGTTACTAGGATCAGCAGCTGGAAAGCTTCCAACTATCAATCTAGCAATAATGAGAGAAGGACCACTAATTAACAGACAACAACAAAGGCAGTTGATAGCATATGTATCAAAGGAGGAAATACACAGAGCACTGATGGGGATAAGCGACAATAAAGCACCAG GTTATGACAGGAAGGGTATATCTCCTAGATGCATGTTAAAAGTGGATATGAAGAAAACTTATGATTCTATAGAATGGGACTACATGGAGCAG TACCTTTCAAAGCAAAAAAAGGGATTGAGGCAAGGCGATCCATTATCCCCCTATCTATTTGTCTTGGCTATGGAATATCTTACAAGATTGTTGAAGACTTTAAAGAGGAGTCCAGATTTTAACTTCCACCCAAAATGTGCTAAGTTGAACATAGCACAACTTAGTTTTGCTGATGATCTTCTACTATTCTGCCAAGGTGATTATACATCTGTGAAGATGCTGTACCAATTTTTTCAAGAATTCTCACAAGCCTCAGGTCTAGTTGCTAACATAGGGAAAAGTTCAATCTACTTTGGAGGAGCTAGAGATGACATCCAATAA
- the LOC142165526 gene encoding uncharacterized protein LOC142165526 — MLGFSKGNVENTRRALIAWDRLCCPRVAGGLHLLDIGTWNKAAMCKLLWNLCKKKDKLWVQWVHVYYKKYNPGWGNEPKQASWVIQKIFKAKKYFTKTGYTEDDVLRMNTFSIKDVYLKNRGEFRYLAAHRRLQTRDRLKRWGYVEDDSCTLCNAKAETMNHLFFVFPFSKRIWAAILRWLQIDRPVMDWEHELQWVEQYCRGRSATAEIYRMMLVGSLYYIWQERNARIFQEVQRTVKTITRSLAQDIHCRGNVKKCLKRKLIELNSYPTV, encoded by the exons ATGCTGGGTTTCTCAAAAG GAAATGTTGAGAATACAAGGAGGGCACTTATAGCTTGGGATAGATTGTGTTGTCCAAGGGTAGCAGGAGGTTTGCATTTGCTAGATATAGGCACATGGAACAAAGCTGCAATGTGCAAGCTACTATGGAACTTGTGCAAAAAGAAGGACAAATTATGGGTGCAATGGGTTCATGTATACTATAAAAAGTACAATCCTGGCTGGGGGAATGAACCAAAGCAGGCATCTTGGGTGATTCAAAAAATCTTTAAAGCCAAGAAGTATTTTACAAAAACTGGCTACACAGAGGATGATGTACTTAGAATGAATACTTTCAGTATTAAAGATGTGTACTTGAagaatagaggagaattca GATACTTGGCTGCTCACAGAAGACTCCAGACAAGAGATAGattgaaaagatggggatatgtAGAAGATGACTCGTGTACATTATGCAATGCAAAAGCAGAGACCATGAATCACTTATTCTTTGTATTCCCATTCTCAAAGAGAATATGGGCTGCTATATTACGGTGGCTGCAGATTGATAGACCAGTTATGGATTGGGAACATGAGTTGCAATGGGTTGAACAATACTGTCGTGGTAGGAGTGCAACTGCTGAAATCTATAGGATGATGCTGGTTGGTAGCTTATACTatatttggcaagaaaggaatgCCAGAATCTTTCAAGAAGTACAGAGGACTGTTAAAACAATTACTAGAAGTTTAGCACAAGATATACACTGTAGAGGAAATGTAAAGAAATGTCTGAAAAGGAAACTGATTGAATTGAATTCTTATCCTACTGTTTAG